The Sphingomonas carotinifaciens genomic sequence GTCGTGCCCTCTTCCTGTGCGCGGATCGAGCTCGGCGGATAGTCGTCCGTCGAGATCCACTGCGCGGGATCACCCTTTGCACCCGCAGCCTTGCTGACCACCGGAGCCGCAGGCGGCGCAGGCGGGGCGGGCGGAGCAGGCGGAGCGGGCGGCGCCGTCGGCTGGCTCAGCGGGATGATGCTCGTCGTCGAGATCGACGGTGCCGGAACCGGCACGTTGACGATCGGCGGCGGCGTCACCACCGTGGTCGGCGGCGGCGGCAGGTTCGGCTGATCCGGCGGCGGGGGGGGCGGCTCGTCCGGCGGCGGCGGGGGCGGTGGCTCCTCGACGTCGAACGTATTCAGCTTTTCGGCAGCCTTCTTCACGAAATTGGTCGCAAGACCAGTGACGAGGGCATAGCCCAGGACGGCGTGGATCAGCACCACGATTACGATGGCGCCGATTTTGCCCCCAGACATCTTCTGGTCAGTATAGGCCATTCAGCAACGACACTCCTCAATCTGCCAGTTTCGCTTCGCCGTGGTCGGGAATGCGGAAACTCCTGCCAAGGCGCATAGCATGCACGGCAGAGCCTCAACCCTATCGCGACCCATGCCGTGGTGCAAACGCTTTGTCAGACGTAATAATCCTACAATCCAGCCGTGACGGAATTATTTCTGTATCGTTAATCCGCAACCGCCTATGTGCAAGCGCATGATGCGCTGTAGCTCTTCTTTTTTCGTCGCCGCCACCGCGATGCCCGCCTTGGCGCTCGCATTCGCCGCGATCGGCACGCAGCCCGCCGTTGCCGCGAATCAGGCCGCCGCCATTGCACCGGCCGGCCCCGGCTATGCCGATCTGGCCGATCTGGTCCTGTCGGCACCGGTGATCGTCGACGCGACCATCCGTTCGGCGACCAGGATCAAGGGCGCGGAAGCCGCCTCGGTCCCACCAGGACAGCAACGCTTCTATATCGAGGCGGACGTAACGGCGCTGGTACGCGGTGCCGGCGGGGTGCCGCCGCGGGTCGGTTACCTGCTGGATGTCGGGCTGGACGCACGCGGTCGCGCGCCCAAGCTGAAGAAGATGCGCGTACTGCTGTTCGCGCGGCGCGTGCCCTCCGCACCCGATCAGTTGCAGCTGGTCGCACCGGACGCGCAACTGCCCTGGTCCGCGGATCTCGATGCGCGCACCCGCGCCATTACCCGCGATGCCCTGGCGCAGGCGGCGCCGCCGGTCATCACCGGCGTCGGCAATGCCTTCCATGTCCCCGGGTCGCTGCCGGGGGAGGGCGAGACGCAGATCTTCCTCACGACCTCGGACAATCGGCCGGTGTCGCTGTCGGTGCTTCGCCGGCCGGGCGAACAGCCGCGTTGGGCGGTGGCGCTCAGCGAGATCGTGGACGAGGCCGCCGGCCCGCCGCAGCGCGACACGCTGCTCTGGTACCGCCTTGCCTGCGCGCTGCCCGACACGCTGCCCGATGCCAGCACGGATCAGCTGCAGGGCAGCGATGCCGAGATCGCGCGCGAGGATTATCGCTTCGTCTTGGCGGCGCTTGGCCCTTGCGGGCGTGCGCGTCAGGTGCCGACCGCCAATACCTGACCCGTGGTGGACGGGGCGGCGTCGAGAAACGCCACCGCGGCCTCCACCGCGGCGGCCCCCGCCCCCTCGCCCACCACAACCGCGTTGATCCGGTCCGGCGCGCGTTCGACCGCCAGCGGCCCGATCGCCGCCAGCGCAAGCGCCTGCGCCAGATCGTCGCGACCGGACTGGATCACCAGCACCACCGATTCGCCGCGCGTGCCGCGGACCAGGCCGGCGACATCGTCACCGGGATGGGCATCGACCCGCACCGGTTCAGCGCCGATGGCGGACCAGCGTGATGCCGATCGCCTCGCCATCCTCGGCGATCGCCAGCTTCACGATCTTCACCTGCACCCGCCGCACCCGCGCATCCTGCAGGAACAGCGTTTCGCAGATATGGTCGGCCACCCCCTCGATCAGGGTGAAATGCACGCCCGCCGGCAACGCCGTGGTCGCGGCGTGTTTCAGGTCGAGATAGTTTTTCGACGCGCCCAGCGGCGTATCGGGCGCGAACCGGGCGGGACATTCCAGGTCCACCGTCAACGAGATGCGCAGCGGTTGCGGCAGATGCGTCTCTTCCGAATAGATGCCGGTCAGCACCTGGACTTCGAGATCGTGAACTTCGAGCTGAAGGCTGTCTTCCATGGGCAGCGGCCTCTACTCGCTTGGCCCCCAAAGGCAATGCCGCTTGCGTTCGCCGCCCGCCGCGGTAAGGCGCGCGCGTTTCGTGGCCTTCCGGCCCGGCCAGGAATTTTGCGCCCGTGACGACCTCCCCGATAGCGATCGCCCCGCTCGATCCCGCCGACGCCGCCGACGTGGAGGCGTTGCTCGACCGCGCGTTCGGAGCCGGCCGCCACACCCGTACCGCCTACAAGGTCCGCGGCGACGCGCAGGCGATCCCCGAACTCGGCTTCGCGGCCCGGGAAGATCGCACGCTGATCGGCTCGATCCAGTGCTGGCCGATCGCGCTCGCCCGCGACGACGGCACCGCGCATCCGCTCGTCATGGTCGGCCCGGTCGCGGTTTCGCCCGATCGTCAGCGCGACGGCATCGGTCGCCGCCTCGTCGCCCGTGCGCTGGCGGCCGCCGCCGAACACGGCCTCGACGGCGCCCTGATGCTGATCGGCGACCCGGAATATTATGGCCGCTTCTTCGGCTTTTCCGCCGAGCATACCACTGGCTGGCGCCTGCCCGGCCCGGTCGAGCGGCACCGCCTGCTCGCCCGCGGTGGCGACGTACCGGATGCCCCCGGCCTGCTCGGGCCCCGCCACCGCGCGCCCGCCTGAACCTTTACGCCGCTCGCCCGCGCGCCTACCTCGCACGGCGATGCCCATGGATCTTCCCCCCGATATCGCCACGATGAGCCTGGCCGAGATCGCCCGCGCCGTCGACGAGGCGCGCCTGCCGCCGGTCGACAGCTGGACGCCCGCGCATTGTGGCGACAGCGAGATGCGGATCGCGCGCGATGGCACCTGGTATCACCAGAACAGCCCGATCGGTCGCCCGGCCATGGTCCGCCTGTTCTCCACCATCCTGCGCCGCGAGGCGGATGGGTCCCATGTTCTCGTCACGCCGGTCGAAAAGCTCGACATCGCGGTGGAGGATGCGCCCTTCGTCGCGGTGGCGATGCAGGCGGAAGGGCAAGGCCGCACCGCGCGCCTGGCTTTCCAGCTCAACACCGGCGACCTCGTCACCGCCGGCCCCGACCATGCGCTGCGCTTCGCACCGGGCGAGGATGGCCCCCGCCCCTATCTTCACGTCCGCCGCGGGCTGGAGGCGCTGGTGGCGCGGCCGGTTTATTACGAACTGGTCGAGCGTGCGCTTGCCGGCGACGATGCGGTGCCCGGCCTGTGGAGCAACGACGCCTTTTTCCCGCTGGAGCCTGCGGCATGACGCTGGCCTGGCGGCTTGCCGCCGCGATGGCCGAGACGCCGGTGGTCGACCTGCTCGCCGGCGACATGGCGGATGACATCGTCGATCCGTCGTCGCTGACCGATGCCGGCGTCCTTGTCGCGATCACCGACCGCGCCGCCCCCGGCGTGATCCTGACCCAGCGGACCGAAACCCTGCGCCGTCATGCCGGCCAGATCGCCTTTCCCGGCGGCCGCGCCGATGCGGAGGATGCCGACATCGTCGCCACCGCGCTGCGCGAGGCGGAGGAGGAGATTGCCCTGCCCCCCGCTGCGGTGACCGTGGTCGGCATCGCCGATCGCTATCGCACCGTCACCGGCTATGCGGTCACCCCCGTCATCGGCATCGTCCCGCCGGACCTGCCCCTCGTGCCGGCCGAGGCCGAGGTGGCCAGCGTGTTCGAGGTCCCCCTCGCCTTTCTGCTCGACCCCGCCAACCATGTGCGTGCCAGCGCCCATTGGCGCGGGCAGGATCGCCATTTCTTCGAGATCATGTGGAACGACCGTCGCATCTGGGGCGCCACCGCGGCGATGATCGTCAACCTGTCGCGGCGCCTCGCCGCTACGCCGGCCTGGGTGCGCCCGGCGGCATGACGACCCTTCTCTCCACCGCGTCGTGGCAGACGCATGACGGACTGTCGGCGCTCGCTGCCGCGCTTGCCGCCGTACCGGGCAACCCCCGCATCGTCGGCGGGGCGGTGCGCGACACGCTGCTGGGCATCGCGGTCGCCGATATCGATCTCGCCACGCCCCTGCCGCCGGAGGCGGTGATGGAGCGCGTCGCGGCGGCCGGATTCAAGGCGGTGCCGACCGGCATCGCACACGGCACGATCACTGCGGTCCTGCCCGGCGGCCCGGTCGAGGTGACGACGCTGCGCCGCGACGTCACCACCGATGGCCGGCATGCCGTTGTCGCCTTTACCGACGATTGGCGCGAGGATGCCGGTCGCCGCGATTTCACGATGAACGCGCTGTATGCCGATCCGGTAACCGGCGAATTGTACGACTATTTCGACGGGCTGACCGATCTTCATGCCGGCCGCGTCCGCTTCATCGGCGATCCGCGGCAACGCATCGCCGAGGATCACCTGCGCATCCTGCGCTTCTTCCGCTTCCACGCGCGTTTCGGGGATGCGATCGACGATGCCGGCCTGGAGGCGTGCACGCAGCGCGCCAACGACCTGATGGCGCTGTCGCGCGAACGGATCGCGAGCGAACTGCTGAAGCTGCTGGTCACCGCCGGCGCGGTCCCGGTCCTCGGCCTGATGGTCGATCGCGGCATCCTGCGGGCGGTGCTGCCGGAAATCGACAGCGACGGCGTCGCCCGTCTGGCGCTGCTCGCCGGGCGGGAGGCGGAGGCGGGTATGGCAGCCGATGCCGTTCGCCGGCTGGCCGCACTGGTGCCGGCCGCATCCGCCGAAAGCGTGGGCGCGCGGCTGAAGCTGTCCAACACCGATCGCAAGCGGCTGGTCGCCGCCACCCAGGGTCCCGGCGAGGAAGGCGCCCGCGCGCTCGCCTATCGCCACGGCCCCACGCTCGCCATCGATCGCCTGTTGCTGTCCGGGGCCGACCCGGCGGCACTGGCCGGCTGGACCCCGCCGACGCTGCCGATCGGCGGCGGTGCGCTGGTCGAACGGGGTTTGCGCAAAGGGCCGCAGGTCGCCGCCGTGTTGCGCGCGATCGAGACGCAGTGGATCGCGGAAGGCTTCCCTCCTGCCCCCCGCGTGCTCGAACTCGCCGACGATGCGGTGGCTCAGGCGTTGCGCTCGGCCAGCATCGACCAGGCGGCCGCCGCATCCAGCGGCCGGGCATAGACATAACCCTGCCCGTAGTTGCAGCCGAGCGCCCCCAGCGTCTGGCCCAGCTCGATCGTCTCGACCCCTTCGGCGGTGGTCCGCATCCCCAGCGCCTGAGCCAGGCCCAGGATCGCGCGCACGATCGCGAGCTTGTCGCGATCGGCGAGCATGCCGGTCACGAAGCTGCGGTCGATCTTCAGAATGTCGATAGGCAGCTTCTGCAGATAGGCCAGATTCGAATAGCCGGTGCCGAAATCGTCGAGCGCCAGCGTCGCCCCCAGTCCCTTCAGCGCCAGCATGGTGTCCGCGATCCGGTCCGGGTCGCTCACCATCACGCTTTCGGTCAATTCCAGCGTGAAGCGGTCGCCGGTCAGCCCGGCGGCGGTCAGCGTCCGCTCGATCACGTCCACCACGGTATCGCGCTGCAACTGGATCGCGGACAGGTTCACCGCCATGCGCACGCCGCTATTGCCGCCCGCGGCTCTGTCCCACCCCGCCAGCGTCGACGCCGCTTCCTCGATCGCCCAGCGGCCGAGCGGCACGATCAGGCCGGATTCCTCCGCCACGGGGATGAACTCGGTCGGTGAAATTTCGCGCCCGTCCTGCGTCCGCCACCGCGCCAGCGCCTCGAACTTGGTGATCCGCCCCGATGCCAGGTCGCAGATCGGCTGATAATGCAGCCGCAGGCGCTTTTCCTCCACCGCGTGGCGCAGCTCGGTTTCCATCGCGAATTGCGCACGCGCGATGGTGAACGCCGCCGGCTGATAGACTTCGGACCGGCCGCTCTCCTTGGCCCGCTTCACCGCGAACTGCGCGTGGCGGATCATCTCCTCGGCGTCATCATCCCCTTCGAAGCCATAGGCGATGCCCACCGCCCCCTCGACGCTGATCTCGTAATCGGTCAGGCGAAACGGCGCGGCGAATGCACGCTGGATGCGCTCGGCCAGGATCTGCGCTTCCTCAGCATGGTCGTCGATCGCCATCAAAATGCCGAACTCGTCGCCGCCGATCCGCCCCAGCGTATCGCGCCCGCGCAGCGCCCCCTTGAGCCGGCGCGCCACCGTGATCAGCAGCTCGTCGCCGACCAGCGATCCCATGCACGCATTCAACTGCCCGAATCGGTGCAGATCGACCACCAGCACCGCGTGATGCCGCCTGCCCGTCATCGCCTGTTCGATCAGGTCACCGAATCCTTCGCGATTGGGCAATCCGGTCAGCGCGTCGGTCTTCATCTCGCGGCGCAGGGAGCGCTCGCTCAGATGCTGTGCGGTCTGGTCGACCAGCATCACGATGCATTCGTCGCGCACCATCGGGCTCGATCGCGACAGCGTCACCTGGAAGAAGCGGCAATCGATCGCCTCGCCATGCGCATGCGCAAAGGCGCTTTGCCGCTCGCCCGACGCCAGAAACGCCTCGATCCGCTCGCCCAGCGCGGTCAGCAGCCGTGCCCGCCCGTTCACCACGCCGA encodes the following:
- a CDS encoding energy transducer TonB; the protein is MAYTDQKMSGGKIGAIVIVVLIHAVLGYALVTGLATNFVKKAAEKLNTFDVEEPPPPPPPDEPPPPPPDQPNLPPPPTTVVTPPPIVNVPVPAPSISTTSIIPLSQPTAPPAPPAPPAPPAPPAAPVVSKAAGAKGDPAQWISTDDYPPSSIRAQEEGTTAIKWDINTQGRVENCVVTQSSGSRALDDAACRAITRRGRYSPAMDQSGNPIRSSSSRRVTWRLPQE
- a CDS encoding Rossmann fold domain-containing protein is translated as MRVDAHPGDDVAGLVRGTRGESVVLVIQSGRDDLAQALALAAIGPLAVERAPDRINAVVVGEGAGAAAVEAAVAFLDAAPSTTGQVLAVGT
- a CDS encoding dihydroneopterin aldolase, with the translated sequence MEDSLQLEVHDLEVQVLTGIYSEETHLPQPLRISLTVDLECPARFAPDTPLGASKNYLDLKHAATTALPAGVHFTLIEGVADHICETLFLQDARVRRVQVKIVKLAIAEDGEAIGITLVRHRR
- a CDS encoding GNAT family N-acetyltransferase; the encoded protein is MTTSPIAIAPLDPADAADVEALLDRAFGAGRHTRTAYKVRGDAQAIPELGFAAREDRTLIGSIQCWPIALARDDGTAHPLVMVGPVAVSPDRQRDGIGRRLVARALAAAAEHGLDGALMLIGDPEYYGRFFGFSAEHTTGWRLPGPVERHRLLARGGDVPDAPGLLGPRHRAPA
- a CDS encoding DUF1285 domain-containing protein, which gives rise to MPMDLPPDIATMSLAEIARAVDEARLPPVDSWTPAHCGDSEMRIARDGTWYHQNSPIGRPAMVRLFSTILRREADGSHVLVTPVEKLDIAVEDAPFVAVAMQAEGQGRTARLAFQLNTGDLVTAGPDHALRFAPGEDGPRPYLHVRRGLEALVARPVYYELVERALAGDDAVPGLWSNDAFFPLEPAA
- a CDS encoding CoA pyrophosphatase, encoding MTLAWRLAAAMAETPVVDLLAGDMADDIVDPSSLTDAGVLVAITDRAAPGVILTQRTETLRRHAGQIAFPGGRADAEDADIVATALREAEEEIALPPAAVTVVGIADRYRTVTGYAVTPVIGIVPPDLPLVPAEAEVASVFEVPLAFLLDPANHVRASAHWRGQDRHFFEIMWNDRRIWGATAAMIVNLSRRLAATPAWVRPAA
- a CDS encoding CCA tRNA nucleotidyltransferase, which produces MTTLLSTASWQTHDGLSALAAALAAVPGNPRIVGGAVRDTLLGIAVADIDLATPLPPEAVMERVAAAGFKAVPTGIAHGTITAVLPGGPVEVTTLRRDVTTDGRHAVVAFTDDWREDAGRRDFTMNALYADPVTGELYDYFDGLTDLHAGRVRFIGDPRQRIAEDHLRILRFFRFHARFGDAIDDAGLEACTQRANDLMALSRERIASELLKLLVTAGAVPVLGLMVDRGILRAVLPEIDSDGVARLALLAGREAEAGMAADAVRRLAALVPAASAESVGARLKLSNTDRKRLVAATQGPGEEGARALAYRHGPTLAIDRLLLSGADPAALAGWTPPTLPIGGGALVERGLRKGPQVAAVLRAIETQWIAEGFPPAPRVLELADDAVAQALRSASIDQAAAASSGRA
- a CDS encoding putative bifunctional diguanylate cyclase/phosphodiesterase yields the protein MATAALDPTDYPLGLDASVAARMIDMMSIPAAIVGLGNGAVIASATNIAFRRAGFGVVNGRARLLTALGERIEAFLASGERQSAFAHAHGEAIDCRFFQVTLSRSSPMVRDECIVMLVDQTAQHLSERSLRREMKTDALTGLPNREGFGDLIEQAMTGRRHHAVLVVDLHRFGQLNACMGSLVGDELLITVARRLKGALRGRDTLGRIGGDEFGILMAIDDHAEEAQILAERIQRAFAAPFRLTDYEISVEGAVGIAYGFEGDDDAEEMIRHAQFAVKRAKESGRSEVYQPAAFTIARAQFAMETELRHAVEEKRLRLHYQPICDLASGRITKFEALARWRTQDGREISPTEFIPVAEESGLIVPLGRWAIEEAASTLAGWDRAAGGNSGVRMAVNLSAIQLQRDTVVDVIERTLTAAGLTGDRFTLELTESVMVSDPDRIADTMLALKGLGATLALDDFGTGYSNLAYLQKLPIDILKIDRSFVTGMLADRDKLAIVRAILGLAQALGMRTTAEGVETIELGQTLGALGCNYGQGYVYARPLDAAAAWSMLAERNA